One window of the Triticum dicoccoides isolate Atlit2015 ecotype Zavitan chromosome 3B, WEW_v2.0, whole genome shotgun sequence genome contains the following:
- the LOC119280114 gene encoding uncharacterized protein LOC119280114 has translation MVNHGKEKARFLFSICSPTTSAFPELGELDLSLPVVDLLSATPPASSDHPLSLSRDSLPGAAAPAQPKAAGRSYAAARSLPPLLGDRIVAEEELALVAQQLPLQRARLAHRRRLLLLMLIGLVHKCSASLHWEADTVFLGGRGFGTAMSSLILTVLEFRVWLYFCLGRVIAFLTGAPDYEDGQLDTKRYGEQYASKGEDVDLMLLPEQIPSYRDPVHSKKTGVEFAAGSETSTGRTEGGLKLLLWRRILYAVPRFPLPLFR, from the exons ATGGTGAACCATGGGAAGGAGAAGGCTCGATTTTTGTTCTCGATCTGCTCTCCGACGACGTCGGCCTTCCCCGAGCTTGGCGAGCTGGATCTGTCCCTTCCCGTCGTCGATCTGCTCTCCGCGACGCCGCCTGCCTCCTCGGACCATCCCCTCTCGCTCAGCCGCGACTCCCTCCCTGGAGCAGCCGCTCCCGCCCAACCCAAAGCCGCCGGCCGGAGCTACGCCGCAGCACgctccctccctcctcttcttgGGGACCGGATTGTGGCCGAGGAGGAGCTTGCCCTTGTCGCCCAGCAGCTCCCGCTCCAACGGGCTC GTCTAGCccatcgacgacgactcctccTCCTCATGCTCATCGGACTCGTGCACAAGTGCTCTGCAAGTCTGCATTGG GAAGCAGATACAGTTTTTCTTGGTGGGCGTGGTTTTGGAACAGCCATGTCTTCTCTAATTTTGACAGTGCTTGAGTTTAGAGTATGGTTATACTTTTGCTTAGG CAGGGTAATTGCTTTTCTTACTGGTGCTCCTGATTATGAAGATGGTCAACTAGACACTAAGAGATATGGTGAGCAATATGCTAGCAAAGGGGAAGATGTTGACCTCATGTTGCTCCCTGAGCAGATACCTTCCTATAGAGATCCG GTTCACAGCAAAAAAACTGGTGTTGAATTCGCCGCCGGCTCCGAGACCTCGACCGGACGGACGGAAGGCGGATTGAAATTGTTGTTATGGCGCCGTATATTATATGCAGTCCCACGTTTTCCTCTTCCTTTATTTAG GTGA